In Torulaspora globosa chromosome 1, complete sequence, a genomic segment contains:
- the SAM50 gene encoding SAM complex subunit SAM50 (ancestral locus Anc_2.304), with translation MDEFEKSSIEGRVIELADSSRREVEQEANEAKAEQQRYIAELLKNSSKTPIVVSAVLTSDHQSIRPDVLQKYLDATILQASSFSQLCEQADLLNVKLIQHGMAENVSQSLDSRGILRLPVIKRHYPSLVYESQAISGELAVIDVISRLNILPIKRFTAKTGTNIGNGEGDGYLQFQLRNMFGGGEQLKLDITKGTKTHSSYLLDYGQPVTPWWMLNSMLFKNSRQFGNNNSIDMLIRGFRTSLRSGFQEAGAINHELFYEAEWRTSKLLSLHASDTLLFQAGDDIKSSLGHTLAVDRRNNPIAPTSGSFLKITNELALGKYWKSQVEFSQNNSWLKDDFIGSCCTFRSGYIANLNSSKKTVNTYDKFHNGGANDIRSFQIMGLGPKDLYDSIGGDAFISYGVSLFSRLPIKKWSHSNFRLHWFFNGGKLINHNNAPLKSVVTQLANQHSTSVGFGILLRHQVARFELNFTLPLTVHSGDAMRKGFQYGIGVSFL, from the coding sequence TTATTGAAAAACAGCAGTAAAACACCAATTGTGGTGAGTGCAGTATTGACCAGCGATCACCAATCGATACGTCCTGATGTGTTACAAAAATACTTGGATGCAACCATACTACAGGCAAGCAGCTTCTCACAGCTCTGCGAACAAGCAGACTTATTAAATGTCAAATTAATCCAACACGGGATGGCAGAAAATGTTTCCCAATCACTGGATAGCAGAGGAATTCTGCGGTTGCCAGTAATCAAGCGCCACTATCCTAGTCTGGTTTATGAATCGCAGGCTATCTCGGGAGAGCTGGCTGTGATCGACGTCATCTCACGTCTGAACATTCTACCGATTAAAAGATTCACAGCAAAGACCGGCACCAACATTGGGAACGGAGAAGGTGATGGCTACTTGCAGTTTCAACTGCGTAATATGTTTGGTGGAGGAGAACAACTAAAGTTGGACATCACCAAGGGAACCAAAACGCACTCGTCCTATCTTCTCGACTACGGGCAACCGGTCACCCCATGGTGGATGCTAAATTCCatgctgttcaagaattcTAGACAGTTTGGAAACAACAACTCTATTGATATGTTGATACGTGGATTTCGTACCAGCTTAAGAAGTGGttttcaagaagcaggCGCCATAAATCACGAACTATTCTATGAAGCTGAATGGAGGACGTCTAAACTATTATCCTTACATGCATCTGATACTTTGTTGTTCCAAGCAGGCGACGATATCAAATCTTCATTGGGGCATACGTTAGCCGTTGATAGAAGGAACAATCCTATCGCACCTACAAGCGGCAGTTTTCTCAAAATTACCAATGAGTTAGCGCTCGGTAAATATTGGAAAAGTCAGGTTGAGTTCTCACAAAATAATAGTTGGCTGAAAGACGATTTCATTGGATCTTGCTGCACATTCAGGTCTGGTTACATTGCAAACCTAAAttcatccaagaagacAGTTAATACCTACGATAAATTCCACAATGGTGGAGCGAATGATATTAGAAGTTTCCAAATTATGGGCCTGGGTCCAAAAGACTTATATGACTCAATAGGAGGTGACGCTTTCATTTCCTATGGTGTAAGTCTCTTCAGCCGTCTGCCGATCAAGAAATGGTCACACTCTAACTTCCGTTTACACTGGTTCTTTAATGGAGGTAAACTAATCAACCACAATAATGCGCCATTGAAGTCAGTCGTGACGCAATTAGCAAATCAGCATTCCACTTCGGTGGGATTTGGAATATTGCTCAGACACCAAGTAGCCAGATTTGAACTAAACTTTACACTTCCCTTGACAGTTCACAGCGGCGACGCTATGAGAAAAGGATTTCAGTACGGAATTGGGGTGTCGTTTCTGTAG